Proteins encoded within one genomic window of Couchioplanes caeruleus:
- a CDS encoding precorrin-8X methylmutase, protein MEYVRDGAEIYRRSFATIRAEADLSRLPADVARVAVRMIHACGMVDLVDDIGHSPGVVTAARKALLDGAPILCDAEMVASGVTRKRLPAGNEVVCTLRDPAVPALAAAIGNTRSAAALDLWGDRLGGAVVAIGNAPTALFRLLEMVAAGAPRPAAVLGIPVGFIGAAESKDALAESGLEYLIVRGRRGGSAMTAAAVNALASEEE, encoded by the coding sequence ATGGAGTACGTGCGCGACGGCGCGGAGATCTATCGGCGGTCGTTCGCGACCATCCGGGCCGAGGCGGACCTGTCGCGGCTCCCGGCCGACGTCGCGCGGGTCGCCGTCCGCATGATCCATGCGTGCGGAATGGTCGACCTGGTCGACGACATCGGGCACAGCCCGGGGGTCGTGACGGCCGCGCGCAAGGCGTTGCTCGACGGCGCCCCGATCCTCTGCGACGCCGAGATGGTGGCCTCCGGGGTGACCCGCAAGCGCCTGCCCGCCGGCAACGAGGTCGTCTGCACGCTGCGAGATCCGGCCGTACCGGCGTTGGCCGCCGCGATCGGCAACACCCGCAGCGCCGCCGCCCTCGACCTGTGGGGCGACCGGCTCGGCGGGGCCGTGGTGGCGATCGGCAACGCGCCGACCGCGCTGTTCCGGTTGTTGGAGATGGTGGCCGCGGGTGCGCCCCGGCCCGCCGCGGTGCTGGGCATTCCGGTCGGGTTCATCGGCGCCGCCGAGTCGAAGGACGCCCTGGCCGAGTCGGGACTGGAATATCTCATCGTCCGGGGCCGGCGGGGTGGC
- a CDS encoding nitrite/sulfite reductase — protein sequence MSFPLDRPGNVAGAPPGASGAPGASRALGGARADSDACPGALRLHDAADGPLARVRIPGGRITGIQMAALRALAEEYGDGHVELTSRANLQLRALRGIAATRLAERFAAAGVLPSATHELVRNIAGSPLLEDAAQVTALDEALCADPVLATLPGRFLFAIDDGTGDVAHSADVAALPRQALPGMTVLFAGRDVGLRVRSDQVVGALLAAGHAFLTLAAQDVGAGRRRPWRVRELADGPARMAAHIAAALGVPLGEPDPHLTRPVLREPIGVVPRPDARVAVGALVPLGRLGGDALRALESAETLVVTPWRGVVVPGLPADRAATWMRKLAGAGLETAAGSRWTGVTSCAGLPGCAKALADVRADADATTLPGAALPVHWVGCARGCGSPQGPHVRVEATGSGYLVHRAPVNDFTADGSVPVAEVAALVAAVRKG from the coding sequence GTGTCCTTCCCCCTCGACCGTCCTGGCAACGTCGCCGGGGCGCCGCCCGGTGCTTCCGGCGCGCCAGGCGCTTCCCGTGCGCTCGGCGGCGCCCGTGCCGACTCGGATGCCTGTCCGGGGGCGCTGCGGCTGCACGATGCCGCCGACGGGCCACTGGCCCGGGTGCGTATCCCCGGCGGGCGGATCACCGGCATCCAGATGGCGGCGCTGCGGGCGCTGGCCGAGGAGTACGGCGACGGGCACGTCGAGCTGACCAGCCGGGCCAACCTGCAGCTCCGGGCGTTGCGCGGCATCGCTGCGACCCGGCTCGCGGAACGGTTCGCGGCGGCGGGCGTGCTGCCGTCGGCGACGCACGAGCTGGTCCGCAACATCGCGGGATCGCCGCTGCTGGAAGATGCGGCGCAGGTGACGGCGCTCGACGAGGCGCTCTGTGCGGATCCTGTCCTCGCCACCCTGCCGGGCCGGTTCCTGTTCGCGATCGACGACGGCACCGGTGACGTGGCCCACTCCGCCGACGTGGCGGCGCTGCCCAGGCAGGCACTTCCCGGGATGACCGTGCTCTTCGCCGGGCGTGATGTGGGTCTGCGGGTGCGCTCCGACCAGGTGGTCGGCGCGCTGCTGGCGGCGGGCCACGCGTTCCTCACCCTGGCGGCGCAGGACGTGGGCGCCGGACGGCGGCGACCCTGGCGCGTGCGTGAGCTGGCCGACGGGCCGGCCCGGATGGCGGCGCACATCGCGGCGGCGCTGGGGGTGCCCCTCGGCGAACCCGATCCCCACCTCACCCGGCCCGTGCTCCGGGAACCGATCGGCGTCGTTCCCCGGCCCGACGCTCGGGTGGCCGTCGGTGCGCTGGTGCCGCTCGGTCGGCTCGGCGGCGACGCGCTGCGCGCGCTGGAGTCCGCGGAGACGCTGGTCGTCACGCCGTGGCGTGGCGTCGTGGTGCCCGGCCTGCCCGCGGATCGCGCCGCGACGTGGATGCGTAAGCTCGCCGGGGCCGGGCTGGAGACCGCCGCCGGATCGCGGTGGACCGGGGTGACCTCGTGCGCCGGACTGCCGGGATGCGCGAAGGCGCTGGCGGACGTGCGCGCGGACGCCGACGCGACGACCCTGCCCGGCGCCGCGCTGCCGGTGCACTGGGTGGGCTGCGCCCGCGGGTGTGGGAGCCCGCAGGGACCGCATGTGCGGGTGGAGGCCACCGGCAGCGGATATCTGGTGCACCGCGCACCGGTCAACGATTTCACGGCGGACGGCTCGGTGCCGGTCGCTGAGGTTGCGGCGCTGGTCGCGGCCGTGAGGAAGGGCTGA
- the cobN gene encoding cobaltochelatase subunit CobN, translated as MFLLLSTSDTDLLSARASGREWRLGNPARIAVADLPALTEGVELIVVRILGGRRAWEEGLDALLAGPVPVVVLGGEQAPDAELMKLSTVPAGVAAEAHGYLAYGGPDNLAALHDFLSDTILLTGHGFAAPVPAPDWGVLERDAEGDGPTVAVLYYRAHHMAGNTAFVEALCQAVEAKGGRPLPIFTASLRTASAELLAELRKADALVVTVLAAGGTKPAMVSAGGDDEAWDVGVLADLDVPILQGLCLTSSREAWEASDDGLSPLDAATQVAIPEFDGRIITVPFSFKEIDPDGLSVYVPDPERAARVAGIAVAHARLRHVPPAERRIVVMLSAYPTKHSRIGNAVGLDTPASTVRLLAALGERGYRIGAFPGVAEQDGDALIHALIAAGGQDPDWLTEEQLESNTVRISGEAYAAWFATLDTDLRESMERHWGPPPGELYVDGGDIVLAALRDENTVVMVQPPRGFGANPVAIYHDPDLPPSHHYLAAYRWLADEFGAHAVVHVGKHGNLEWLPGKNVGMSAADGTDAALGDLPLIYPFLVNDPGEGTQAKRRAHATLVDHLIPPMARAESYGDIARLEQLLDEHANIATLDPAKLPAIRSQIWTLIQAARMDHDLGLANRPGDEEFDDFLLHVDGWLCEVKDVQIRDGLHVLGAAPTGEARINLVLAMLRARQMWAGQVAALPGLREALGLREDASTAETDAVEARARELVTAMEEAGWPAEVPDITGDPRVRDVLAFAATEVVPRLARTTDELTHVLHALDGGYVPAGPSGSPLRGLINVLPTGRNFYSVDPKAIPSALAWETGQAMAESLLKRYRDDYGDWPRSVGLSAWGTSAMRTAGDDIAEILALLGVRPVWDAASRRVTGIEPVDLAELGRPRIDVTVRISGFFRDAFPHVVTLLDDAFTLVAGLVEAPEQNFVRAHALADAQEGKTWRQATTRIFGSRPGAYGAGILPLIDSRNWRGDADLAEVYAVWGGFAYGRDLDGVAARADMETAYKRIEVAAKNIDTREHDIADSDDYFQYHGGMIATVRALTGRAPAAYIGDSTNPDAARTRSLTEETARVFRARVVNPRWIAAMRRHGYKGAFELAATVDYLFGYDATAGVVADWMYEQLAATYVLDPENQKFMTRSNPWALHGITERLLEAADRKLWAAPDPETLAALQQVYLETEGDLEGDD; from the coding sequence GTGTTTCTGCTGCTGTCGACGTCCGACACCGACCTGCTCAGCGCCCGGGCCAGTGGCCGCGAATGGCGGCTGGGCAACCCCGCACGCATCGCCGTCGCCGACCTGCCGGCGCTGACCGAGGGCGTCGAGCTGATCGTCGTGCGGATCCTCGGCGGGCGCCGGGCCTGGGAGGAAGGGCTCGACGCGCTGCTCGCCGGGCCGGTTCCGGTCGTCGTGCTCGGCGGCGAGCAGGCGCCGGACGCCGAGCTGATGAAGCTCTCCACCGTGCCCGCCGGCGTCGCCGCCGAGGCGCACGGCTACCTCGCGTACGGGGGTCCGGACAACCTGGCCGCCCTGCACGACTTCCTGTCGGACACCATCCTGCTGACCGGCCACGGTTTCGCGGCGCCGGTGCCTGCGCCCGACTGGGGAGTGCTCGAGCGCGACGCAGAGGGAGACGGGCCCACGGTCGCCGTGCTCTACTACCGCGCCCACCACATGGCCGGCAACACGGCGTTCGTCGAGGCGCTCTGCCAGGCCGTCGAGGCGAAGGGTGGCCGGCCGCTTCCGATCTTCACCGCCTCCTTGCGTACGGCATCGGCGGAGCTCCTGGCCGAGTTGCGCAAGGCGGACGCTCTGGTCGTGACCGTGCTCGCCGCAGGCGGCACGAAGCCGGCCATGGTCTCCGCCGGCGGTGACGACGAGGCGTGGGACGTCGGGGTGCTCGCCGACCTCGACGTGCCGATCCTGCAGGGGCTCTGCCTGACCAGCAGCCGCGAGGCGTGGGAGGCCAGCGACGACGGGCTGTCCCCGCTGGACGCCGCGACGCAGGTCGCCATCCCCGAGTTCGACGGCCGGATCATCACCGTCCCGTTCAGCTTCAAGGAGATCGACCCGGACGGCCTGTCGGTGTACGTGCCGGATCCGGAGCGGGCCGCGCGGGTGGCCGGCATCGCGGTCGCGCACGCCCGGCTGCGGCACGTGCCGCCGGCCGAGCGCCGGATCGTGGTCATGCTCTCCGCGTACCCGACCAAACACTCCCGGATTGGCAACGCGGTCGGGCTGGACACGCCCGCATCGACCGTACGGCTACTCGCCGCGCTCGGTGAGCGCGGCTACCGGATCGGTGCCTTCCCCGGGGTCGCCGAGCAGGACGGCGACGCGCTCATCCACGCGCTGATCGCGGCCGGCGGGCAGGACCCGGACTGGCTGACCGAGGAGCAACTGGAGAGCAACACCGTCCGGATCAGCGGCGAGGCCTACGCCGCGTGGTTCGCCACGCTCGACACCGACCTGCGGGAGTCGATGGAGCGACACTGGGGCCCGCCGCCCGGCGAGCTCTACGTGGACGGTGGCGACATCGTGCTCGCCGCGCTGCGCGACGAGAACACCGTGGTCATGGTGCAGCCGCCGCGCGGCTTCGGCGCCAATCCGGTGGCGATCTACCACGACCCCGACCTGCCGCCGAGCCACCACTACCTCGCCGCATACCGGTGGCTCGCCGACGAGTTCGGCGCGCACGCGGTCGTACACGTGGGCAAGCACGGCAATCTCGAGTGGCTGCCCGGCAAGAACGTCGGGATGTCCGCCGCGGACGGCACCGACGCCGCGCTGGGCGATCTGCCGTTGATCTACCCGTTCCTGGTCAACGACCCGGGCGAGGGCACCCAGGCGAAGCGCCGGGCCCACGCCACCCTGGTCGACCACCTGATCCCGCCGATGGCGCGCGCCGAGTCGTACGGTGACATCGCCCGGCTGGAGCAGCTCCTCGACGAGCACGCGAACATCGCGACCCTGGACCCGGCGAAGCTTCCGGCGATCCGCTCGCAGATCTGGACCCTGATCCAGGCGGCCAGGATGGACCACGACCTGGGCCTGGCGAACCGTCCCGGCGACGAGGAGTTCGACGACTTCCTGCTGCACGTCGACGGATGGCTGTGCGAGGTCAAGGACGTGCAGATCCGCGACGGCCTGCACGTGCTCGGCGCGGCGCCGACCGGCGAGGCCCGGATCAACCTGGTGCTCGCCATGCTGCGCGCCCGCCAGATGTGGGCCGGTCAGGTCGCCGCGCTGCCGGGCCTGCGCGAGGCGCTCGGGCTGCGGGAGGACGCGTCCACCGCCGAGACCGACGCGGTCGAGGCGCGGGCCCGGGAGCTCGTGACCGCGATGGAAGAGGCCGGCTGGCCCGCCGAGGTTCCGGACATCACGGGCGATCCTCGGGTGCGCGACGTGCTGGCCTTCGCGGCGACGGAGGTCGTGCCGCGGCTCGCCCGGACGACCGACGAGCTGACCCACGTGCTGCACGCCCTGGACGGCGGGTACGTGCCGGCCGGGCCCAGCGGTTCGCCGCTGCGCGGGCTGATCAACGTGCTGCCGACCGGTCGCAACTTCTACTCCGTCGATCCCAAGGCCATTCCCAGCGCGCTCGCCTGGGAGACCGGCCAGGCGATGGCGGAGTCGCTGCTCAAGCGCTACCGCGACGACTACGGCGACTGGCCGCGGTCGGTCGGCCTGTCCGCCTGGGGCACCAGCGCCATGCGGACCGCGGGCGACGACATCGCCGAGATCCTCGCTCTGCTCGGCGTCCGCCCGGTGTGGGACGCCGCCTCCCGGCGGGTCACCGGCATCGAGCCGGTCGACCTGGCCGAGCTGGGCCGCCCGCGCATCGACGTGACCGTGCGCATCTCGGGCTTCTTCCGGGACGCCTTCCCGCACGTGGTGACCCTGCTCGACGACGCGTTCACGTTGGTCGCGGGCCTCGTGGAGGCGCCGGAGCAGAACTTCGTGCGCGCACACGCGCTGGCCGACGCCCAGGAGGGCAAGACCTGGCGGCAGGCCACCACGCGCATCTTCGGCTCCCGGCCGGGTGCGTACGGCGCCGGCATCCTCCCGCTGATCGACAGCCGCAACTGGCGGGGCGACGCCGACCTCGCCGAGGTGTACGCGGTCTGGGGCGGCTTCGCCTACGGCCGGGACCTGGATGGCGTGGCGGCGCGCGCGGACATGGAGACCGCGTACAAGCGCATCGAGGTGGCGGCGAAGAACATCGACACCCGCGAGCACGACATCGCCGACTCCGACGACTACTTCCAGTACCACGGCGGCATGATCGCCACCGTACGGGCGCTGACCGGGCGGGCGCCGGCCGCGTACATCGGCGACTCCACCAACCCGGACGCGGCACGGACCCGCAGCCTGACCGAGGAGACCGCCCGCGTCTTCCGGGCCCGCGTGGTGAACCCCCGCTGGATCGCCGCGATGCGCCGGCACGGCTACAAGGGAGCCTTCGAGCTGGCCGCGACGGTCGACTACCTCTTCGGCTACGACGCGACCGCGGGCGTGGTCGCGGACTGGATGTACGAGCAGCTTGCGGCGACGTACGTGCTCGACCCGGAGAACCAGAAGTTCATGACCCGGTCGAACCCTTGGGCGCTGCACGGCATCACGGAACGCCTGCTGGAGGCCGCGGACCGCAAGCTGTGGGCGGCCCCCGACCCGGAGACGCTCGCCGCGTTGCAGCAGGTCTATCTGGAGACCGAGGGCGACCTGGAGGGCGACGACTAG
- a CDS encoding methyl-accepting chemotaxis protein — protein MGGPTPEPATRRSHRRHTRTLQKPATSIEAARAGDAGKGFAVVAGEVKELAQETARATDDISRRVQAVQDDTAAAVSALDAFSAVIGRINDSQTTIASAVEEQTSTTSEITRNVAQAAGGAADIARNATRVAGTAQETNAGATDAARAAEDLTRMAAEMQQLVGQFRF, from the coding sequence GTGGGAGGTCCGACGCCGGAACCGGCCACACGTCGATCCCATCGTCGGCATACTCGAACCCTCCAGAAGCCCGCGACATCCATCGAGGCCGCGCGCGCCGGCGACGCCGGCAAGGGTTTCGCCGTGGTCGCCGGGGAGGTCAAGGAGCTGGCCCAGGAGACGGCACGCGCCACGGACGACATCTCCCGGCGCGTGCAGGCCGTCCAGGACGACACCGCCGCCGCGGTCAGCGCGCTGGACGCCTTCTCCGCGGTCATCGGCCGGATCAACGACTCCCAGACCACCATCGCCTCGGCGGTGGAGGAGCAGACCTCGACGACCAGCGAGATCACGCGCAACGTGGCGCAGGCCGCCGGCGGCGCCGCGGACATCGCCCGCAACGCCACCCGGGTGGCCGGCACCGCCCAGGAGACCAACGCCGGCGCGACCGACGCCGCCCGCGCCGCCGAGGACCTGACCCGGATGGCGGCCGAGATGCAGCAGCTCGTCGGCCAGTTCCGCTTCTGA
- the cobF gene encoding precorrin-6A synthase (deacetylating) produces MRKIYVIGIGAGDPDHLTLQAAKAIGRTDVFFLLDKGEAKESMIELRRGILKAYGKPGRRIAEGRDPDRDRTPADYEGTIADWRHRRSEVTEALIREHLLDGETGAFLVWGDPSLYDSTIAILDEILARGGTRFDYEVIPGISSVSALAAKHRIGVNRVGRPFQVTTGRRLAEEWPANVDDVIVMLDAQQTFGTVDAQDVDIYWGAYIGTPDEMLVSGPLAEVADEIRRVRAEARARHGWIMDTYLLRRRP; encoded by the coding sequence GTGCGGAAGATCTACGTCATCGGAATCGGGGCCGGCGACCCCGACCACCTCACCCTGCAGGCAGCCAAGGCGATCGGCCGGACCGACGTGTTCTTCCTGCTGGACAAGGGCGAGGCCAAGGAAAGCATGATCGAGCTGCGGCGCGGCATCCTCAAGGCGTACGGAAAACCCGGCCGTCGCATCGCCGAGGGCCGCGACCCCGACCGCGACCGCACCCCTGCCGATTACGAGGGCACGATCGCCGACTGGCGGCATCGCCGCTCCGAGGTGACCGAGGCGCTGATCCGCGAGCACCTGCTCGACGGCGAGACCGGCGCGTTCCTGGTCTGGGGCGATCCGTCGCTCTACGACTCCACCATCGCGATCCTCGACGAGATCCTGGCCCGCGGCGGCACCCGCTTCGACTACGAGGTGATCCCCGGCATCAGCAGCGTCTCGGCGCTGGCCGCCAAGCACCGGATCGGCGTCAACCGGGTCGGCCGCCCCTTCCAGGTGACCACCGGCCGTCGCCTCGCCGAGGAATGGCCGGCGAACGTCGACGACGTCATCGTGATGCTCGACGCCCAGCAGACCTTCGGCACCGTCGACGCGCAGGACGTCGACATCTACTGGGGCGCCTACATCGGCACGCCCGACGAGATGCTCGTCTCCGGTCCTCTGGCCGAGGTGGCCGACGAGATCCGCCGCGTCCGTGCGGAGGCCCGCGCCCGGCACGGCTGGATCATGGACACCTACCTGCTACGCCGCCGTCCGTGA
- the dinB gene encoding DNA polymerase IV, whose translation MADRATILHADLDSFYASVEQRDDPSLRGRPVLVGGGVVLAASYEAKAFGVRTPMGLAQARALCPRAIVVPPRMSAYSAASKAVFQVFRDTTPIVEGISIDEAFLEVGGLHRIRGTPAEIAAALRVQVRERVGLPITVGVARTKFLAKVASGVGKPDGLLVVPPDEERAFLHPLPVERLWGVGPVTAAKLRDRQIRTVGHVARIGEAALVSILGAHTGRHLHALAHNRDPRRVRVGHRRGSIGSQCALERRPRPFEEIDATLAALVDRVSRRMRAAERAGRTVTLRLRFGDFSRATRSRSLLKATMQTRAILDTARALLVAARPLIEERGITLVGLAVGNLDSDGAVQLELPFEDPHDDSLDSALDAVRDRFGSGSVTRAASLGRELRPSVPILPD comes from the coding sequence GTGGCTGATCGGGCGACCATCTTGCACGCCGACCTGGACTCGTTCTACGCGTCGGTGGAGCAGCGTGACGACCCGAGCCTGCGGGGCCGACCGGTGCTCGTCGGCGGCGGCGTCGTGCTGGCCGCGAGCTACGAGGCCAAGGCATTCGGCGTACGCACCCCGATGGGTCTCGCCCAGGCCCGCGCGCTATGCCCGCGGGCGATCGTCGTCCCGCCCCGGATGTCGGCGTACTCGGCGGCGAGCAAGGCGGTCTTCCAGGTGTTCCGCGACACCACGCCGATCGTCGAGGGGATCTCCATCGACGAGGCGTTCCTCGAGGTGGGCGGGCTGCACCGGATCCGTGGCACGCCCGCCGAGATCGCAGCGGCGCTGCGGGTGCAGGTGCGGGAGCGGGTGGGGCTACCCATCACCGTCGGGGTGGCCCGCACCAAGTTCCTGGCGAAGGTGGCCAGCGGCGTCGGCAAGCCGGACGGGCTGCTCGTCGTGCCGCCCGACGAGGAGCGGGCGTTCCTGCACCCGCTGCCGGTGGAGCGGCTGTGGGGGGTCGGCCCGGTCACCGCGGCCAAGCTCCGCGACCGGCAGATCCGTACGGTGGGGCACGTGGCGCGGATCGGCGAGGCGGCCCTGGTCTCCATCCTCGGTGCCCATACCGGGCGCCACCTGCACGCCCTGGCGCACAACCGTGACCCGCGGCGGGTGCGGGTGGGGCACCGGCGCGGCTCGATCGGCTCGCAGTGCGCCCTCGAGCGCCGGCCGCGGCCGTTCGAGGAGATCGACGCGACGCTCGCCGCGCTGGTCGACCGGGTCAGCAGGCGGATGCGGGCGGCGGAGCGAGCCGGCCGGACCGTCACGCTGAGACTGCGCTTCGGCGACTTCAGCCGGGCCACCCGCTCCCGCAGCCTGCTCAAGGCGACGATGCAGACCCGGGCGATCCTCGACACCGCCCGGGCGCTGCTGGTGGCGGCCCGGCCGCTGATAGAGGAGCGCGGCATCACGCTGGTCGGGCTCGCGGTGGGCAACCTGGACAGTGACGGCGCGGTGCAGCTCGAGTTGCCGTTCGAGGATCCGCACGACGACAGCCTCGACAGCGCGCTCGACGCGGTGCGGGACAGGTTCGGGTCGGGCTCGGTCACCCGCGCGGCCTCGCTGGGCCGTGAGCTGCGCCCGTCGGTGCCGATCCTGCCGGACTGA
- a CDS encoding response regulator transcription factor: MRVVIAEDAAMMREGLVRLLTDRGFEVCAAVADADALRSAIAAVAPDVAIIDIRMPPTYTDEGLRAAIDIRRDHPDVGVLVFSQYVETRYATRLLADRPSGVGYLLKDRVADVADFVDALVRVASGGTALDPEVVGHLMRARQDTAEVASLTPREREVLSLMAEGRSNAGIAAALVITAGVVEKHVANIFAKLGLPPSDGDNRRVLAVLRHVGVVHMF; this comes from the coding sequence ATGAGGGTGGTGATCGCGGAGGACGCCGCGATGATGCGCGAAGGGTTGGTCCGGCTGCTCACCGACCGCGGTTTCGAGGTGTGCGCGGCGGTGGCCGACGCGGATGCGTTGCGGTCCGCGATCGCCGCCGTCGCACCGGATGTGGCCATCATCGACATCCGGATGCCACCGACGTACACCGACGAGGGACTGCGCGCCGCGATCGACATCCGGCGCGACCATCCCGACGTCGGTGTGCTGGTGTTCTCGCAGTACGTGGAGACCCGCTACGCGACCCGCCTGCTCGCCGACCGGCCGAGCGGCGTCGGATACCTGCTCAAGGACCGCGTTGCCGACGTCGCCGATTTCGTGGACGCGTTGGTCCGGGTGGCGTCCGGCGGCACCGCACTGGATCCGGAGGTGGTCGGCCACCTGATGCGGGCCAGACAGGACACGGCCGAGGTGGCGTCGCTGACCCCGCGGGAGCGTGAGGTGCTGTCGCTGATGGCCGAGGGACGGTCCAACGCCGGGATCGCGGCGGCTCTCGTCATCACCGCCGGAGTCGTGGAGAAGCACGTGGCGAACATCTTCGCGAAACTCGGTCTGCCGCCCTCGGACGGCGACAACCGCCGGGTCCTCGCCGTCCTCCGCCACGTCGGCGTCGTACATATGTTCTAA
- a CDS encoding sensor histidine kinase, with amino-acid sequence MTTLRAPFTTLALRRAVFCVVGVVTAAAILAVPAIVPALGVLVLWATGALSRQPAPVVAPVFLVLLPLTIALLVVLAAPIGRAMGAVHRSLADRLLDVHVDAPPPRPSKRISAVVSDGPGWRAVGYGLLKVPLAIPQGYGAFCYVFGLVNLSYPVWWPLFRNHPPGTRLGPVWALTPFGPIGTRTFAGTFLIAAAGLAMLLVAPWLMQAGTALDLAAMRRLLGPRRLAERVRELQVSRARAIDDAAAMMRRLERDLHDGAQIRLATLAMNLGMATEKLGAGGPPPDLAQARELVALAHRGAKDALADLRDLVRGIHPPVLDNGLGDALATLATSSAIPVAVSVELPGRPAPAIETIAYFCASELLANAAKHSRATRVGLGVIRSGERLTVTVEDDGIGGANPDGPGLSGLARRIAVVDGRMRVHSPAGGPTRVEIELPTQA; translated from the coding sequence ATGACCACGCTGAGGGCTCCGTTCACCACACTGGCCCTGCGCCGGGCGGTGTTCTGCGTCGTCGGCGTGGTCACCGCCGCCGCGATCCTGGCCGTACCGGCGATCGTGCCGGCCCTGGGCGTCCTCGTCCTCTGGGCGACCGGAGCCCTGTCCCGGCAGCCCGCACCCGTCGTCGCACCGGTGTTCCTGGTCCTGCTTCCGCTCACCATCGCGCTCCTCGTCGTGCTGGCCGCCCCGATCGGGCGCGCGATGGGAGCCGTGCACCGCTCACTCGCGGACCGGCTGCTCGACGTGCACGTGGACGCCCCACCACCGCGGCCCTCCAAGCGGATCAGCGCCGTGGTCTCCGACGGACCTGGCTGGCGCGCCGTCGGGTACGGCCTGCTCAAGGTGCCACTGGCCATCCCCCAGGGCTACGGCGCGTTCTGCTACGTGTTCGGGCTGGTCAACCTCAGCTACCCGGTGTGGTGGCCGCTGTTTCGCAATCACCCGCCGGGAACGCGCCTCGGGCCGGTGTGGGCGCTGACGCCGTTCGGCCCTATCGGTACCCGGACGTTCGCCGGAACGTTCCTCATCGCCGCGGCCGGCCTCGCCATGCTGCTGGTAGCACCGTGGTTGATGCAGGCCGGTACGGCACTGGACCTTGCCGCGATGCGACGGCTGCTCGGTCCGCGCCGCCTCGCCGAGCGGGTACGCGAACTGCAGGTCAGCCGGGCCCGCGCGATCGACGACGCGGCCGCGATGATGCGCCGGCTGGAACGGGACCTGCACGACGGCGCGCAGATCCGGCTGGCCACGCTGGCGATGAACCTCGGTATGGCGACCGAGAAGCTCGGTGCCGGCGGCCCGCCACCCGACCTCGCACAAGCCCGCGAACTGGTCGCGCTCGCCCACCGCGGAGCGAAGGATGCCCTCGCCGACCTGCGCGACCTGGTGCGCGGGATCCACCCACCGGTCCTCGACAACGGTCTCGGCGACGCGTTGGCGACGCTCGCGACGAGCAGCGCGATCCCGGTCGCGGTGAGCGTCGAACTGCCCGGCCGCCCGGCGCCCGCGATCGAGACCATCGCCTACTTCTGCGCCTCCGAGCTGCTCGCCAACGCGGCCAAACACAGCCGGGCGACCCGTGTCGGGCTCGGCGTCATCCGGTCCGGCGAGCGCCTGACGGTGACCGTGGAGGACGACGGCATCGGCGGGGCGAACCCGGACGGTCCCGGCCTGTCCGGCCTGGCCCGCCGCATCGCCGTCGTGGACGGCCGGATGCGCGTACACAGTCCGGCCGGCGGTCCGACCCGGGTCGAGATCGAGCTGCCCACACAGGCATGA
- a CDS encoding ABC transporter ATP-binding protein, translating into MIELRELTKRYGDRVAVDGLSVRVQPGVVTGFLGPNGSGKSTTMRMILGLNAPDHGEALIGGVRYSDLNRPLRTVGALLDAGAFHPGRSARAHLAALAASNDIPGSRVEQVLRIVGLSDAATRRAGTYSLGMRQRLGVAVALLGDPGVLLLDEPVNGLDPEGIRWIRELLRGLAAEGRTVFVSSHLIAEMALTADRLVVIGRGRLLAETTVAELVAAGDDSLEDAFFRLTSQATDYRGVGAS; encoded by the coding sequence GTGATCGAACTACGTGAGCTGACGAAACGCTATGGCGACCGGGTCGCCGTCGACGGGTTGAGCGTCCGGGTGCAGCCGGGGGTGGTGACCGGCTTCCTCGGCCCGAACGGATCCGGCAAGTCGACGACGATGCGGATGATCCTCGGCCTGAATGCCCCGGACCATGGCGAAGCATTGATCGGCGGCGTCCGGTACTCGGACCTGAACCGGCCGTTGAGGACGGTCGGCGCGCTCCTCGATGCCGGGGCGTTCCATCCCGGCCGCAGCGCCCGTGCCCACCTGGCCGCACTGGCCGCGAGCAACGACATCCCCGGTTCCCGGGTCGAGCAGGTGCTGCGCATCGTCGGCCTGTCCGACGCGGCAACGCGGCGTGCCGGTACATACTCGCTCGGCATGCGCCAGCGCCTCGGCGTCGCTGTGGCGCTGCTCGGCGACCCGGGTGTTCTCTTGCTCGACGAGCCGGTCAACGGGCTGGATCCGGAGGGCATCCGTTGGATCCGGGAACTGCTGCGCGGACTCGCCGCCGAAGGCCGGACGGTGTTCGTGTCCAGCCATCTGATCGCCGAAATGGCGCTGACCGCCGACCGGCTGGTGGTCATCGGTCGTGGCCGGCTGCTGGCCGAGACGACCGTCGCCGAACTCGTCGCCGCCGGCGACGACAGCCTGGAGGACGCGTTCTTCCGGCTCACCTCGCAGGCCACCGACTATCGCGGAGTGGGAGCGTCATGA